AGTAGGATTATGTCGCCCCGGTGACATCGGTGCTGATGTTTGTCACCTCAACCTACACAAAACCTTCTGTATTCCCCATGGTGGTGGTGGTCCCGGTGTCGGTCCAATTGGAGTTGCTGCCCATCTGGTTCCCTTCCTCCCTGGACATTCCGTGGTAAGTTTGGGTGATACCGCCAGTATCGGGGCAGTTTCCGCCGCTCCCTGGGGTAGTGCGAGTATCTTGGTGATTTCTTGGATGTATATTGTGATGATGGGGGCAACCGGGTTAACTACGGCTACCCAGGTGGCAATCCTGAATGCTAATTACATTGCCAAGAGATTAGAGAATTATTACCCGGTATTGTATAAAGGGGAACATGGTTTTGTCGCCCATGAATGTATTTTAGATTTACGTGCTTTGAAAAAATCCGCCAATATCGAAATTGATGATGTGGCAAAACGCTTGATGGATTACGGTTTCCATGCGCCTACGGTGTCTTGGCCCGTGGCAGGTACGATTATGGTAGAGCCAACGGAAAGTGAATCTCTAGAGGAACTAGACCGTTTTTGTGATGCGTTGATTGCCATTCGGGAAGAGATTGCCGAAATTGAAAGCGGAAAGGCAGATATGCAGGATAATCTCTTGAAAAATGCTCCCCATACAGCAGAAAGTTTGATTAGTGGGGAATGGAGTCATCCTTACTCCCGCGATCGCGCTGCTTACCCCGCACCTTGGACTAGAGAACATAAGTTCTGGGTTGCTGTCGGTAGAATTGATGCTGCTTTTGGAGATAGGAATTTTGTTTGCTCCTGTTTACCCATGGACGCATATTAAATCAGTCAGCAGTTATTTTGCTGGTGGTGAATAATTCAATACGGTTCAGTGAATGAGATTTAGTTTCGGAGGATTCCCCCAACCCCCTTAAAAAGCTATCCATTACCCGGATCTTTCACAACATTTACGAGAGCATTCACTCACGCTTTTCTAATACCAATTTGAAAAAACAATACGACATATGGACAAAACCCCTCCCCAGCTCTCCCGATTTCGGGGAGGGTGCCCGATAGGGCGGGTGGGGTATCTGTCGTAAACATTTTTTGAATCGGTATAACCCTGATTCCTTCGTCGTCAATTCTCAATAAAAACCCTATTTTAGCGAGATGATTAAGAAGCAATCTGTGAAGTATGCCTGACACATCAGTGTTCAATATGACTACAAAGCAAGGGTTTCAGAATTGTTAAGAAAGATGTGACTAATGGGTAGCTTTTGAAGGAGGGTTAGGGAGAATCAAGTCTTAACTGAACTGTATTGAATTAAAAAGTAGAATATTTCTCAGGTTGATTCCGAAATTGTTTACACTACAGTGTAGTATATAAAGTATAGAGTCAATTGAAATTTACGAACATGAAGATTACTCCCCGTCGCTAACCCAGGTACACAGCCGATAGAATATATGCCATATCAACGCCAAATAGGTGGGAATACGACCATATTTGGGACAATATTGGCTTCGATGATTTGACCCAGGGAAGCGACTTCTTGATAGTACTGCGTTACAGTCTCGCTCTACAAAGACTGCCCGGTAAACCAAGATGGAGCATCAAATATATATGTATATGCATTCCCCCACAGTTCTCAATGGGAGTAACTTGAGTTACGAACTTCCTAGTTTGGGAACATTACCTCGAATATTATTTCAAAATGTTAATGTTACCATTCATCAAGATTCTCGCATTGGATTAATTGCTGCCAATGGAATGGGAAAATCCACATTTTTGAAAATATTAGCGGGAGAAATTATTCCCCAGCAGGGAACAGTCACGAGGATGGGTAGTGTTTTTTATCTACCTCAAATTAGTACCTTGGATTTGCAGGTATCTCAGAATTCTGTACTTGATTGGCTTTCTTCCCATAGTGATGAATGGTGGACAATAACGGCATTATTGGCGGAAAAATTTGCTATGGAACTTGTTTTATCCCAACCTTTAAGTAGTTTAAGTGGTGGGGAATTAACAAAACTATGGTTAGCCCATGCACTCTCGAAACAACCGGATATCTTATTGCTAGATGAACCGACTAACCATTTAGACTTACCGGGTTTGGAGCAGTTGGAGAGAGCTTTACAAGGTTTTTGCGGTGCTGTGGTGATTGTTTCCCACAAGCCATTTTTTCTCGATCGCGTTGTCAGTCGAATTTGGGAATTAACCCCTGGAAAAATTCAGGTGTACGGAGGTAACTATACTTTTTGGCGATCGCAAAAGGAAATCGCAGAGGAAAATGCTCTACGTCTCCATGAAGTCGCGAGAAAACAACTCCAGCAAGCTGAAACTGCGGCACAAAAGGAAGAACAGCGAGCTGCCCAATCTCGACAGCAGGGTAGAAAAAATGCAGGTAGTATTCCCAAAATTATTGCCAGTGAGAAAAAAAGAAGTGCAGAAGTGACAGCCGGAATTGCTAAGAAAAAGCATGAAGCATTGCTGGAAAAAGCCCATCAAAAAGTTTTAGAAACGAGAATCCCAACGACAAAATGTGCTTTCATTCAACTCGAAGAAGTCAGTCACAAACAGAGAAATCTGATCAACATCCAGGGAGCTAATCTCAGCTTAGGTAGTCGTCTGTTAATCAAAAATATTCAGTTGCATATTGCCTCAGGTGATCGGGTGGCGATCGCTGGTGTGAATGGTTCAGGAAAATCGAGTCTAGCAAAGGCAATTCTAGGAATTGACAAAGGGATTTTCACCGGGGGTGAAGTGGCGATCGCATCCTCAATGAAAATTGTGTACCTAGATCAAAACTATCAATTAGTTAACAGAAGTGCAACAGTTCTGGAGAATATGCAACTAGTCAATCCCAAATTGAATTATCAACTACACCGACAACAATTAGGGCATTTTCTCTTCTGTCATGATGCAGTTTACAAACCAGCATCATCCTTGAGTGGAGGAGAATTAGCCAGATTAGCCATGGCAATGATTAGTGTTGCTGCAATTGATTTGTTAATTTTGGATGAACCCACAAATAACCTAGACTTGCTAACTATCAACCAATTTGTAGATGGGTTAAATGCATTTTCTGGTGCAATCTGGGTAATTTCCCACGATATCGATTTTCAAAGTCGCATTGGTATTACCCAAGCCTATCACATCAAAAACCATCAACTGCAACCTCTCACCTATTTACCAAAAGATAGAGAAAAATATTATCAAGAATTGCTGTAATTTCAATTTGAAATAAAAATATGACTTCCCACTACTAGAATCCTTGAGCTTTTAGCAACTCATTCACCCAAACCCAACTTTCTACTGAGAGAGCAGGTATGGGTTGTTGCTCATAATCAATTACCAAATCATAGTTACCTTCATCATATAATTCGCTAATTAAAGTCTGTATTTCCAACAATGGCTCTGTATCACTTTCACGTAAAGGTAAGAAAAAAGAAGGTATGGGATTTTGCAAATTAAATGGGTATAAATCTGCTTTGGGACGCTGGGATGCACGACTAACTAAAATCCGATAGTCAGTTTGAATATTATTTTGTA
The Calothrix sp. 336/3 DNA segment above includes these coding regions:
- the abc-f gene encoding ribosomal protection-like ABC-F family protein; the protein is MEHQIYMYMHSPTVLNGSNLSYELPSLGTLPRILFQNVNVTIHQDSRIGLIAANGMGKSTFLKILAGEIIPQQGTVTRMGSVFYLPQISTLDLQVSQNSVLDWLSSHSDEWWTITALLAEKFAMELVLSQPLSSLSGGELTKLWLAHALSKQPDILLLDEPTNHLDLPGLEQLERALQGFCGAVVIVSHKPFFLDRVVSRIWELTPGKIQVYGGNYTFWRSQKEIAEENALRLHEVARKQLQQAETAAQKEEQRAAQSRQQGRKNAGSIPKIIASEKKRSAEVTAGIAKKKHEALLEKAHQKVLETRIPTTKCAFIQLEEVSHKQRNLINIQGANLSLGSRLLIKNIQLHIASGDRVAIAGVNGSGKSSLAKAILGIDKGIFTGGEVAIASSMKIVYLDQNYQLVNRSATVLENMQLVNPKLNYQLHRQQLGHFLFCHDAVYKPASSLSGGELARLAMAMISVAAIDLLILDEPTNNLDLLTINQFVDGLNAFSGAIWVISHDIDFQSRIGITQAYHIKNHQLQPLTYLPKDREKYYQELL